From the genome of Bradyrhizobium elkanii USDA 76, one region includes:
- a CDS encoding organic hydroperoxide resistance protein — protein sequence MSVNVLYKTSAKATGGRDGHAATLDGALDVKLTTPKELGGGGGAGNNPEQLFAAGYAACFIGAMKFVASQGGPKVPADASVTSTVGIGPRSEGGFGLAVELAVSLPGLARNDAEALVEKAHQVCPYSNATRGNVDVKLSVV from the coding sequence ATGTCTGTCAACGTGCTCTACAAGACCAGCGCCAAGGCAACCGGCGGCCGCGACGGCCATGCGGCAACGCTCGACGGCGCGCTCGACGTCAAGCTCACGACCCCGAAGGAGCTCGGTGGCGGCGGCGGCGCCGGCAACAATCCGGAGCAGCTGTTCGCCGCCGGCTATGCCGCCTGCTTCATCGGCGCAATGAAGTTCGTGGCCTCGCAGGGCGGCCCCAAGGTTCCCGCCGACGCCTCGGTGACCTCGACGGTCGGCATCGGCCCGCGCTCGGAAGGCGGCTTCGGCCTCGCCGTCGAGCTCGCAGTGTCGCTGCCCGGCCTCGCCCGCAACGATGCCGAAGCGCTGGTCGAGAAGGCCCACCAGGTGTGCCCCTATTCCAACGCGACCCGCGGCAATGTCGACGTCAAGCTGAGCGTCGTCTAA
- a CDS encoding MarR family winged helix-turn-helix transcriptional regulator, protein MARKPTAADQALRLDNQICFAVYSTAHAFNRVYKPLLDRLGLTYPQYLVMLALWERDDVAVKDLGERLFLDSGTLTPLLKRLEAAELIRRTRSTADERVVLIALTPQGHALREKARAVPQSILAASDCTVGELMAMKDEIVALRDRLNAVLGE, encoded by the coding sequence ATGGCCAGGAAACCGACGGCGGCGGATCAGGCGCTGCGGCTCGATAACCAGATCTGCTTTGCGGTCTATTCGACCGCGCACGCCTTCAACCGCGTCTACAAGCCGCTGCTCGACCGGCTCGGGCTGACCTATCCGCAGTATCTCGTGATGCTGGCGCTGTGGGAGCGCGACGACGTGGCGGTGAAGGACCTCGGCGAGCGCCTGTTCCTGGATTCCGGCACGCTGACGCCGCTCTTGAAGCGGCTGGAGGCGGCGGAGTTGATCAGGCGGACCCGCAGCACCGCGGACGAGCGCGTGGTGCTGATCGCGCTGACGCCGCAGGGCCACGCGCTGCGCGAAAAGGCCAGGGCTGTGCCGCAGTCGATCCTCGCGGCCTCGGACTGCACCGTTGGCGAACTGATGGCGATGAAGGACGAGATCGTCGCGCTGCGCGACCGTCTGAATGCGGTGCTGGGGGAGTAG
- a CDS encoding GIY-YIG nuclease family protein, with amino-acid sequence MWYVYILRSINFPDQEYVGATEDLKRRIPGHNAGKSAHTSKFMPWELVWYCAFPDKYKALAFEKYLKSHSGRAFAKKRL; translated from the coding sequence ATGTGGTACGTCTACATCCTCCGCAGCATCAATTTCCCTGATCAGGAATATGTCGGCGCGACCGAAGATCTGAAGCGCCGGATTCCTGGGCACAACGCCGGCAAATCGGCGCACACCTCAAAATTTATGCCGTGGGAATTGGTCTGGTACTGCGCATTTCCCGACAAGTACAAAGCGTTGGCCTTCGAGAAATATCTCAAATCCCACTCCGGCCGCGCCTTCGCCAAGAAGCGCCTCTAA
- a CDS encoding TIGR02300 family protein produces MAKSELGTKRICPTTGKKFYDLNKNPVISPYTGEVVPIAPVAPARGRGATVSSPATAADMPEPAEAEEMVSLEEADAEENTGKVKAQVPESEDDIEVDETIDDDDDDDSTFIADEEEGDEDVTDIIGDVGGDEET; encoded by the coding sequence GTGGCCAAGTCCGAGCTCGGAACCAAGCGCATTTGCCCGACCACGGGCAAGAAGTTCTACGACCTCAACAAGAATCCGGTGATCTCGCCCTATACCGGCGAAGTCGTGCCGATCGCGCCGGTCGCCCCGGCGCGGGGCCGCGGCGCCACCGTCAGTTCGCCCGCGACCGCAGCCGACATGCCGGAGCCCGCCGAGGCCGAAGAGATGGTCTCGCTCGAGGAGGCCGATGCCGAGGAGAACACCGGGAAGGTCAAGGCCCAGGTTCCCGAATCCGAGGACGATATCGAGGTCGATGAGACCATCGACGACGATGACGACGACGATTCGACCTTCATCGCCGACGAGGAAGAGGGCGATGAGGACGTCACCGACATTATTGGTGACGTCGGCGGCGACGAAGAGACTTGA
- the aroA gene encoding 3-phosphoshikimate 1-carboxyvinyltransferase, producing MAQSDTPTPLESRTCGPLAGTVRVPGDKSISHRALILGALSVGETRISGLLEGEDVLNTAKSMRALGARVERTAPFTWSVAGVGVGGFAQPAAPLDFGNSGTGCRLVMGAVAGCPIAAIFDGDASLRSRPMRRILDPLELMGARTSDIREGGRLPLTLHGARYPVPIVYKTPVASAQIKSAVLLAGLSAPGITTVIEQEASRDHTELMLKHFGAEISSEKEGSHGRRISLHGEPELHGANVVVPADPSSASFPIVAALIVEGSDVVFSDVMTNPLRTGLFTTLREMGASIEESDVRGDAGEPMAQLRVRASKLKGVEVPPERAPSMIDEYLVLAVAAAFAEGTTIMRGLQELRVKESDRLEATADMLRVNGVKVEVSGDDLIVEGRGHVPGGGLVATHMDHRIAMSALVMGCASDRPVKIDDTGFIATSFPDFIPMMRALGADFA from the coding sequence TTGGCCCAATCTGACACCCCGACCCCGCTGGAATCGCGCACGTGCGGCCCCCTGGCCGGCACGGTCCGCGTTCCCGGCGACAAATCGATTTCCCACCGTGCGCTGATCCTGGGGGCGCTTTCGGTCGGCGAAACCCGCATTTCCGGCCTCCTGGAGGGCGAGGACGTCCTCAATACCGCCAAATCCATGCGTGCCTTGGGCGCCAGGGTGGAACGGACGGCGCCGTTTACCTGGTCGGTCGCAGGCGTCGGGGTCGGCGGGTTTGCCCAGCCTGCCGCGCCGCTCGATTTCGGAAATTCCGGCACCGGCTGCCGGCTGGTGATGGGCGCGGTGGCTGGCTGCCCGATCGCCGCCATTTTCGACGGCGACGCCTCGCTGCGCTCGCGGCCGATGCGCCGCATCCTCGACCCGCTGGAGCTGATGGGCGCCCGAACCAGCGACATCAGGGAGGGCGGCCGGCTGCCGCTCACCCTGCACGGCGCCCGCTATCCGGTGCCGATCGTCTACAAGACGCCGGTCGCCTCGGCCCAGATCAAGTCCGCGGTGCTGCTGGCGGGGCTCTCCGCCCCCGGCATCACCACAGTGATCGAGCAGGAGGCGAGCCGCGACCACACCGAGCTGATGCTGAAGCATTTCGGCGCCGAGATCTCCTCCGAGAAGGAAGGCAGCCACGGCAGGCGAATCTCGCTGCACGGCGAGCCCGAGCTGCACGGCGCCAACGTCGTGGTGCCCGCCGATCCGTCCTCCGCGTCATTCCCGATCGTGGCCGCACTGATCGTCGAAGGTTCCGATGTCGTGTTCTCCGACGTGATGACCAATCCGCTGCGCACCGGCCTGTTCACCACGCTGCGCGAGATGGGCGCCTCGATCGAGGAGAGCGACGTGCGCGGCGATGCCGGCGAGCCGATGGCGCAGCTGCGGGTGCGGGCCTCGAAGCTGAAGGGCGTCGAAGTGCCGCCGGAGCGCGCGCCGTCGATGATCGACGAATATCTGGTGCTGGCGGTCGCGGCCGCGTTCGCCGAGGGCACCACGATCATGCGCGGCCTGCAGGAGCTGCGCGTCAAGGAATCCGACCGCCTTGAAGCAACCGCCGATATGCTGCGGGTCAACGGCGTCAAGGTCGAGGTGTCCGGCGACGATCTCATCGTCGAGGGCCGCGGCCATGTTCCAGGCGGCGGTCTTGTTGCCACCCATATGGATCACCGCATCGCGATGTCGGCGCTGGTGATGGGCTGCGCCTCCGATCGGCCGGTGAAGATCGACGACACCGGCTTCATCGCCACCAGTTTTCCGGATTTCATCCCGATGATGCGCGCGCTCGGAGCTGATTTCGCATGA
- the cmk gene encoding (d)CMP kinase → MIIAIDGPAASGKGTLGKRLAHHYGYRHLDTGVIYRAVAYAMMQAGAELSNEVLAVAAALELDPEKFGNPILKTQKVGDAASVVSAIPQVREVLVNFQRQFAADPPGAVLDGRDIGTVICPDADVKIFVVADPRVRARRRTLEARARGEDADEEAVLADILKRDERDKNRAIAPLRPAPDAHTLDNSNLDIEAGVRAAIAIVEAARARR, encoded by the coding sequence ATGATCATCGCCATCGACGGACCCGCCGCCTCGGGCAAGGGCACGCTCGGCAAGCGGCTCGCCCACCACTACGGCTACCGCCATCTCGACACCGGCGTGATCTACCGCGCGGTGGCCTATGCGATGATGCAAGCCGGTGCCGAGCTCAGCAACGAGGTGCTGGCCGTGGCTGCGGCGCTCGAGCTCGACCCCGAAAAGTTCGGCAATCCGATCCTGAAGACCCAGAAGGTCGGCGATGCCGCCTCCGTGGTGTCGGCGATTCCGCAGGTCCGCGAGGTCCTAGTGAACTTCCAGCGCCAGTTCGCCGCCGATCCGCCCGGTGCGGTGCTGGATGGGCGCGACATCGGCACCGTGATCTGCCCCGATGCCGACGTGAAGATCTTCGTGGTCGCCGACCCCCGCGTGCGGGCGCGGCGGCGCACGCTGGAGGCGCGCGCCCGCGGCGAGGACGCCGACGAGGAGGCGGTGCTCGCCGACATCCTCAAGCGCGACGAGCGGGACAAGAACCGGGCGATCGCACCCTTGCGGCCGGCGCCGGACGCCCACACGCTGGACAATTCGAACCTCGATATCGAGGCCGGCGTCCGTGCCGCCATCGCCATCGTCGAGGCCGCGCGCGCCAGGCGCTAG
- the rpsA gene encoding 30S ribosomal protein S1 gives MVSNSASSYTPTRDDFAAMLDESFAGGNLQESSVIKGKVVAIEKDMAVIDVGLKTEGRVALREFAGPGRESDLKVGDEVEVFLDRIENALGEAVLSRDKARREESWGKLEKAFQNNEKVNGVIFNQVKGGFTVDLDGAVAFLPRSQVDIRPIRDVAPLMNNSQPFQILKMDRRRGNIVVSRRTVLEETRAEQRQELVQNLEEGQVIDGVVKNITDYGAFVDLGGIDGLLHVTDIAWRRVNHPTEVLTIGQTVKVKIIKINHETHRISLGMKQLLDDPWQGIEAKYPLGARFTGRVTNITDYGAFVELEPGIEGLIHVSEMSWTKKNMHPGKIVSTSQEVEVQVLEVDSVKRRISLGLKQTMRNPWEVFVEKFPVGSVVEGEVKNKTEFGLFLGLEGDVDGMVHLSDLDWKLPGEQVIDNFKKGDMVKAVVLDVDVEKERISLGVKQLEGDPFAEPGDVKKGAVVTCEVLEVKESGIEVRISGTEFTTFIKRSELARDRNDQRAERFAVGEKVDARVIQFDKKARKVQVSIKALEVAEEKEAIAQYGSSDSGATLGDILGTALKNRGTDK, from the coding sequence ATGGTTTCGAATTCTGCGTCTTCCTATACTCCCACCCGCGACGACTTCGCGGCGATGCTTGATGAGTCCTTTGCCGGCGGCAATTTGCAGGAAAGCTCGGTCATCAAGGGCAAGGTGGTTGCAATTGAGAAGGACATGGCCGTCATCGACGTCGGCCTGAAGACCGAAGGTCGCGTTGCGCTGCGCGAATTCGCCGGCCCCGGCCGTGAAAGCGATCTGAAGGTCGGTGACGAAGTCGAGGTGTTCCTCGACCGTATCGAGAATGCGCTCGGCGAAGCTGTGCTGTCGCGCGACAAGGCGCGCCGCGAGGAAAGCTGGGGCAAGCTCGAGAAGGCGTTCCAGAACAACGAAAAGGTCAACGGCGTCATCTTCAACCAGGTCAAGGGCGGCTTCACGGTCGACCTCGACGGTGCGGTGGCCTTCCTGCCGCGCTCGCAGGTCGACATTCGTCCGATCCGCGACGTTGCGCCGCTGATGAACAATTCGCAGCCGTTCCAGATCCTCAAGATGGACCGCCGCCGCGGCAACATCGTGGTGTCGCGCCGCACGGTTCTCGAAGAGACCCGCGCCGAGCAGCGCCAGGAGCTGGTGCAGAATCTCGAAGAGGGTCAGGTGATCGACGGCGTGGTCAAGAACATCACCGATTACGGTGCGTTCGTTGATCTCGGCGGCATCGACGGCCTGCTGCACGTGACCGATATCGCCTGGCGCCGCGTCAACCACCCGACCGAGGTGCTGACCATCGGCCAGACCGTGAAGGTCAAGATCATCAAGATCAACCACGAGACGCACCGCATCTCGCTCGGCATGAAGCAGCTCTTGGATGATCCGTGGCAGGGCATCGAAGCCAAGTACCCGCTGGGTGCCCGCTTCACCGGCCGCGTCACCAACATCACCGACTACGGCGCGTTCGTCGAGCTCGAGCCGGGCATCGAAGGCCTGATCCACGTCTCCGAGATGTCGTGGACCAAGAAGAACATGCACCCCGGCAAGATCGTTTCGACCTCGCAGGAAGTCGAAGTGCAGGTGCTGGAAGTGGATTCGGTCAAGCGCCGCATCTCGCTCGGTCTCAAGCAGACCATGCGCAATCCCTGGGAAGTCTTCGTCGAGAAGTTCCCGGTCGGTTCGGTGGTCGAGGGCGAGGTCAAGAACAAGACCGAGTTCGGTCTGTTCCTCGGTCTCGAGGGCGATGTCGACGGCATGGTCCACCTCTCCGACCTCGACTGGAAGCTTCCGGGCGAGCAGGTCATCGACAACTTCAAGAAGGGCGACATGGTCAAGGCCGTGGTGCTCGATGTCGATGTCGAGAAGGAGCGCATCTCGCTCGGCGTCAAGCAGCTCGAAGGCGACCCCTTCGCCGAGCCGGGCGACGTCAAGAAGGGCGCGGTCGTGACCTGCGAAGTGCTCGAGGTGAAGGAGAGCGGCATCGAGGTCCGGATTTCGGGCACCGAGTTCACCACCTTCATCAAGCGGTCCGAACTGGCCCGCGACCGCAACGACCAGCGCGCCGAGCGCTTCGCCGTCGGCGAGAAGGTCGATGCCCGCGTCATCCAGTTCGACAAGAAGGCCCGCAAGGTGCAGGTCTCGATCAAGGCGCTGGAAGTCGCCGAAGAGAAGGAAGCCATCGCGCAGTACGGCTCGTCCGACTCGGGTGCGACGCTTGGCGACATCCTCGGCACCGCGCTGAAGAACCGCGGCACCGACAAGTAA
- the sppA gene encoding signal peptide peptidase SppA, which yields MSLDSDVIVDRRRIRRKLTFWRVAAAVIAIAAIVGVGVVAAGGRGTFSTSNTIARVNIDGLIRSDQDRVEALERLGKSSYAAVVVHVNSPGGTTAGSEQLYDSLMQLKAKKPLVVVVEGLAASGGYITAIASDHIVAQQTSLVGSIGVLFQYPNVSELLKTVGVKMEEIKSSPLKAAPNGFEPTSPEARAAIDGLVKDSYAWFRGLVQQRRGMDDALLEKVADGRVFTGRQAVDLKLVDQLGDEKTAIAWLVAEKKVKSDLPVRNYKLNPRFGDLTFLRTAASVTLDAFGLGAIARRIEQGGVAEAVDRFGLDGMLALWSPAGTN from the coding sequence ATGTCGCTGGATTCAGACGTGATCGTCGATCGCCGCCGCATCAGGCGCAAACTGACGTTCTGGCGCGTCGCCGCCGCGGTCATTGCGATCGCGGCCATCGTGGGCGTGGGCGTGGTCGCCGCCGGCGGACGCGGCACCTTTTCGACATCGAACACGATCGCGCGGGTCAATATCGACGGACTGATCCGCAGCGACCAGGATCGCGTCGAGGCGCTGGAGCGGCTCGGCAAGTCGAGCTATGCGGCTGTTGTCGTGCACGTCAATTCGCCCGGCGGCACCACGGCGGGCTCCGAGCAGCTTTACGACTCGCTGATGCAGCTGAAGGCGAAGAAGCCGCTTGTCGTCGTGGTCGAGGGGTTGGCCGCCTCGGGCGGCTACATCACGGCGATCGCCTCCGATCATATCGTCGCCCAGCAGACCTCGCTGGTCGGCTCGATCGGCGTTCTCTTCCAGTATCCGAACGTTTCGGAATTGCTCAAGACTGTCGGCGTGAAAATGGAGGAGATCAAATCTTCCCCGCTGAAGGCGGCGCCCAACGGCTTCGAGCCGACCAGCCCGGAGGCCCGCGCCGCGATCGACGGTCTCGTCAAGGACTCCTATGCATGGTTCCGTGGATTGGTGCAGCAACGGCGCGGCATGGACGACGCCCTGCTGGAGAAGGTCGCCGACGGTCGCGTCTTCACCGGCCGGCAGGCGGTCGATCTCAAGCTGGTCGATCAGCTGGGAGACGAGAAGACCGCGATCGCCTGGCTGGTTGCGGAGAAGAAGGTCAAAAGCGACCTGCCGGTGCGCAATTACAAGCTTAATCCGCGGTTCGGCGACCTGACCTTTCTGCGCACGGCGGCGTCCGTGACGCTCGATGCGTTCGGTCTTGGCGCGATCGCGCGGCGGATCGAGCAGGGCGGCGTGGCCGAGGCGGTCGACCGGTTCGGGCTTGACGGCATGCTGGCGCTGTGGAGCCCGGCTGGAACCAACTGA
- a CDS encoding integration host factor subunit beta: protein MIKSELVQRIAEHNPHLYQRDVENIVNAILDEIVAALARGDRVELRGFGAFSVKHRPARAGRNPRTGEHVPVDQKSVPFFKTGKEMRERLNRDVTEAGAAKVDAPKADA, encoded by the coding sequence ATGATCAAATCCGAACTTGTTCAGCGTATCGCCGAGCACAACCCGCACCTCTATCAGCGGGATGTCGAGAACATTGTGAATGCGATTCTCGATGAAATCGTCGCGGCGCTGGCTCGTGGCGACCGTGTCGAGCTGCGCGGTTTTGGCGCATTCTCGGTGAAGCACCGCCCGGCGCGCGCCGGCCGCAATCCACGCACCGGCGAGCATGTGCCGGTCGACCAGAAGAGCGTGCCGTTCTTCAAGACCGGCAAGGAAATGCGCGAGCGTCTCAACCGCGACGTGACCGAGGCGGGCGCCGCCAAGGTCGATGCGCCCAAGGCTGATGCTTAA
- a CDS encoding LapA family protein — translation MRKFFTAVVIIPLGLIFIIFAVANRHWVTVSFDPFNSVTPTVAVTLPLFVVIIASAILGVIAGGIGTWFKQGRWRRAARQHEADARHLRAELADLRTAASRDEAQRRPAPALSGFYGAAGRDKQGATL, via the coding sequence ATGCGAAAGTTCTTCACGGCAGTGGTCATCATTCCGCTCGGACTGATCTTCATCATCTTTGCGGTCGCCAACCGTCACTGGGTGACGGTGTCGTTCGATCCCTTCAATTCGGTGACCCCCACGGTTGCGGTCACGCTGCCGCTGTTCGTCGTCATTATCGCCTCCGCGATCCTCGGCGTGATCGCGGGCGGCATCGGAACCTGGTTCAAGCAAGGGCGCTGGCGCCGCGCGGCCCGGCAGCACGAGGCTGACGCCCGTCACCTCCGCGCCGAGCTCGCCGACCTCCGGACCGCCGCCTCCCGGGACGAGGCGCAACGCCGTCCCGCCCCGGCCCTATCAGGCTTTTACGGGGCCGCCGGGCGAGACAAGCAGGGCGCGACGTTGTAG
- a CDS encoding phosphoribosylanthranilate isomerase — protein MPLLVKICGLSTRETLDVALEGGADMVGFVFFPPSPRHISLETARELGSRAKGRAVKVALTVDADDATLENIVETLRPDILQLHGKETTARLRDIKAKFGLPLMKALPVETAADLASLPGYAGVADRILFDARAPKDATRPGGLGAPFDWHVLENLDLALPYMVSGGLNADNVAEAVRVTRAGGVDVSSGVEGTPGVKDPELIRAFIRAARATQPSSPLPVHGERSPAQRAGG, from the coding sequence ATGCCCCTGCTCGTCAAAATCTGCGGCCTGTCCACGCGCGAGACGCTCGACGTCGCGCTTGAGGGCGGTGCCGACATGGTGGGGTTCGTATTCTTTCCGCCGTCGCCGCGTCACATCAGCCTCGAGACCGCGCGCGAACTCGGCAGCCGCGCCAAGGGCCGCGCCGTCAAGGTCGCCCTGACCGTCGATGCCGACGACGCGACCCTGGAAAACATCGTCGAGACGCTGCGGCCGGATATCCTGCAATTGCACGGCAAGGAGACCACGGCGCGGCTGCGCGACATCAAGGCGAAGTTCGGCCTGCCGCTGATGAAGGCGCTGCCGGTCGAGACGGCAGCCGACCTCGCCTCGCTGCCGGGTTATGCCGGCGTCGCCGACCGCATCCTGTTCGATGCCCGCGCGCCGAAGGATGCCACGCGGCCGGGTGGCCTCGGCGCACCGTTCGATTGGCACGTGCTGGAAAATCTCGATCTCGCGCTGCCCTACATGGTCTCCGGCGGGCTCAACGCCGACAATGTCGCTGAAGCTGTCCGCGTCACGCGCGCCGGCGGCGTCGATGTCTCGTCGGGTGTCGAGGGCACGCCCGGCGTCAAGGATCCCGAATTGATCCGCGCCTTCATCCGCGCCGCGCGCGCAACCCAGCCTTCTTCACCTCTCCCCGTTCACGGGGAGAGGTCGCCCGCGCAACGCGCGGGCGGGTGA
- the trpB gene encoding tryptophan synthase subunit beta has protein sequence MNPNLPNSFRSGPDERGHFGIFGGRFVAETLMPLILDLEKAYADAKADPAFQAEMNVYLKDYVGRPSPLYFAERLTEHLGGAKIYLKREELNHTGSHKVNNVLGQIMVARRMGKKRIIAETGAGQHGVATATLCARFGLECVVYMGAVDVERQQPNVIRMEMLGAKVVPVQSGARTLKDAMNDALRDWVTNVHDTFYCIGTVAGPHPYPMMVRDFQSIIGHETRKQMQEAEGRLPDSLIACIGGGSNAMGLFHPFLDDPLIEIFGVEAAGHGLTQLHAASLAGGRPGVLHGNRTYLLMDADGQIEEAHSISAGLDYPGIGPEHAWLHETGRVKYLSATDEEALAAFQLLSRLEGIIPALESAHAIAKLSELAPQRPKDHLMVVNLSGRGDKDVPQVGDILKARKK, from the coding sequence ATGAATCCAAACCTGCCCAATTCCTTCCGCAGCGGCCCCGACGAGCGCGGGCATTTCGGCATTTTCGGCGGACGCTTCGTTGCGGAAACGCTGATGCCGCTGATCCTCGATCTGGAAAAGGCCTATGCCGACGCCAAGGCCGATCCGGCGTTCCAGGCCGAGATGAACGTCTATCTGAAGGACTATGTCGGCCGGCCCTCGCCGCTCTATTTCGCCGAGCGGCTCACCGAGCATCTCGGCGGCGCCAAGATCTATCTGAAGCGCGAGGAGCTCAATCACACCGGCTCGCACAAGGTCAACAATGTGCTCGGCCAGATCATGGTCGCGCGCCGCATGGGCAAGAAGCGCATCATCGCCGAGACCGGCGCCGGCCAGCATGGCGTGGCGACGGCAACGCTGTGCGCGCGGTTCGGGCTGGAATGCGTGGTCTATATGGGCGCGGTCGACGTCGAGCGGCAGCAGCCGAACGTGATCCGCATGGAGATGCTCGGCGCCAAGGTCGTTCCGGTGCAGTCGGGCGCGCGCACGCTGAAGGACGCGATGAACGACGCGCTGCGCGATTGGGTCACCAACGTGCACGACACCTTCTATTGCATCGGTACGGTGGCGGGGCCGCACCCCTATCCGATGATGGTGCGCGACTTCCAGTCGATCATCGGCCACGAGACCCGCAAGCAGATGCAGGAGGCCGAGGGCCGCCTGCCGGATTCGCTGATCGCCTGCATCGGCGGCGGCTCCAATGCGATGGGCCTGTTCCATCCATTCCTCGACGATCCCTTGATCGAGATCTTCGGCGTCGAGGCGGCCGGTCACGGACTGACGCAGCTGCATGCCGCTTCGCTGGCCGGCGGGCGTCCCGGCGTGCTGCATGGCAACCGCACCTATCTCTTGATGGACGCCGATGGCCAGATCGAGGAAGCGCATTCGATCTCGGCGGGCCTCGATTATCCCGGCATCGGCCCGGAGCACGCCTGGCTGCACGAGACCGGCCGCGTGAAGTATCTCTCGGCGACCGACGAGGAGGCGCTGGCCGCCTTCCAGCTTCTCTCGCGGCTCGAGGGCATCATCCCCGCGCTGGAATCGGCGCACGCCATCGCGAAACTGTCCGAGCTCGCACCGCAGCGGCCGAAGGATCACCTGATGGTGGTCAACCTCTCGGGCCGCGGCGACAAGGACGTGCCGCAGGTCGGCGACATCTTGAAGGCGAGGAAGAAGTGA